From a single Terriglobales bacterium genomic region:
- the atpG gene encoding ATP synthase F1 subunit gamma — protein sequence MATILDIRRRIRSVISTRQITRAMKMISAARLRKAQDRALSARPYAQMLTNVLLSLVERAEIYDPDTGEPRHLLLAQRPEKNIQLVIVTGDKGLAGAFNANILRAATQFIQERARKNIDLETIGRKGRDFFRRRYPSAKADAQERAAPTQIVTELVGTLNKFEFAQAAELAQDLIRRYSNCEIDSVYLIYNEFKSVIAQRLLIEKVLPIRRVGLQEIEAAEEVSEEERERRLEAARSAGVRAGPADTAEIDREAAEFVQTKVDYIYEQPPQELFNALLPRYVAIQMFRAMLESSAAEHAARMTAMDAATNNASKMIDALTLQMNRVRQAKITKEIIEIVSGAAAL from the coding sequence ATGGCAACCATTCTCGATATCCGGCGGCGTATTCGCAGCGTAATCAGCACGCGCCAGATCACCCGCGCCATGAAGATGATCTCCGCTGCACGCCTGCGCAAGGCACAGGACCGGGCGCTCTCGGCGCGCCCCTATGCCCAGATGCTGACCAACGTGCTGCTCTCGCTGGTGGAGCGGGCGGAAATCTACGATCCGGATACCGGAGAGCCACGCCACCTGCTTCTCGCGCAGCGTCCGGAGAAAAACATTCAGCTGGTTATTGTTACCGGAGACAAGGGTCTGGCGGGCGCATTCAACGCCAATATATTGCGCGCGGCCACACAATTCATCCAAGAAAGAGCCCGCAAGAATATCGATCTGGAGACCATTGGTCGCAAGGGACGGGATTTCTTCCGCCGCCGCTATCCTTCGGCCAAAGCTGACGCCCAGGAGCGCGCTGCGCCCACGCAGATCGTGACCGAACTGGTCGGGACGCTTAACAAATTTGAATTTGCGCAGGCGGCTGAACTGGCGCAGGACCTCATCCGCCGCTACTCCAACTGCGAGATCGATTCCGTTTACCTGATTTATAACGAATTCAAATCGGTGATCGCGCAGCGCCTGCTTATCGAGAAGGTGCTTCCCATCCGGCGGGTAGGCTTGCAGGAAATTGAAGCGGCGGAGGAAGTGAGCGAGGAGGAACGCGAGCGCCGCTTGGAAGCTGCCAGATCTGCAGGTGTGCGGGCTGGTCCCGCCGATACTGCGGAGATCGACCGGGAGGCGGCGGAATTTGTACAGACCAAAGTGGATTACATCTACGAGCAGCCGCCGCAGGAGCTGTTTAATGCATTGTTGCCAAGGTATGTCGCCATTCAGATGTTTCGGGCGATGCTGGAGTCGTCGGCAGCCGAGCATGCTGCGCGTATGACAGCCATGGACGCGGCCACCAACAATGCCAGTAAGATGATCGATGCGCTGACACTGCAGATGAACCGCGTGCGCCAGGCGAAAATTACCAAAGAGATCATCGAGATCGTCAGCGGCGCGGCCGCCCTGTAG